One Nicotiana tomentosiformis chromosome 1, ASM39032v3, whole genome shotgun sequence genomic window, AATATTAAAGATTTCAAAACAATTAAGATTACATACTCACTGCACATGCTCCATTCGTAAGGTAGATTAGTGCGATTAGCATGAAGAGCCTTCTGAACCTCAGGAAGGTTGAAATAGAAGTATCTTTCTGATGTCATGCAAACATCAACTCCAACACTCATCTTTGTAACCTAGTATCcaacaaaataacaaaatcaaatgtTACAAACATCTAAACATGTTCAAAGAGTTAATTAATTATATAGGATGACTACTGAACTTTAATTATTATATAACAGCAAAGTCACAATCATAACAGTAATGTCACTAAATCATTTTTGTCACATTAAAGTAATAATTTTGTGACTTTACTGTTATATTAGATAAAGTTCAGTTGGCACTGTTATATTGGAAAAGTTTAAATCACCATACAAGTTCAATAGCTATGATTCTTACTTGTTTATGTAAACGCAGCTCTTGCTGAACGATAGAAGGATAACAGACATCCAAAATAACGTCGTACACATTAATATAGTCAGAAATTATTTTATATGCTTCATCAATAGCTTGGTTGCATGAGATTGGCTCATTATGAGGAACTGGGAATTCATAATCATCAAAATTGCAGTGTTCTTTGATTCTCAAATATATTTCATCTGATATCATTCCATGTGACCAGTAATATTCGTACACTGCTGGAACATCTCTGTCTAGTCTCAAAAGTGGATTTCCAATCTGTAGAAATTACTTAGAATTTAGAAGGGCTGATTTTAATATATAGAGCAAAAATTAGAGGAAATACTGTAGTATATGGTTTTGAGTGTTCTTACAGCTACTCCCTTTAGGTTAAACTTAAAATCATTGGACTGCTTGTTGTAGTCTAGTATGACATTTGCCAACTGTGGTATATAATGTCCTATCATATCACCAGAATAAATATGGACTAGTAagccaaaaaaaattaaaaaaaattgcacATGTTCagcataaaataaaaataatgaacaTATTGCACATGTGATATATATCTAGTACCTGCATAACTTTCACCTGTAAGGAACAAAGGCTTAGATTTTAATTCTGAAAACTTTGCGTACCATCTGATCATGAAAGTGAGCATATCCTTAGCTggaaaaaacaacaacaacaaatgataacattaatttttcttttttttctcttttctgttAACCAAACTTTTAACAAAATTAAAGGAGAAAGTGTAAAGGTCAAAGTGATATATATACCAGTGGAGTCATCTCCGCAAGTATAATCACTAGATGTGTTTGAATAAGACCATCCAACACCAGCAGGAGATTCAATAAATAGAAGATTTGATGCTGTATCAATCAAAACAAAGAAATATTGCAGAAATTGAAATGGTAAGAATCAAATATTGACATTTTTTTTATTGGaattttataatataaaaattaaggTAATGTAATAGTATACCTTTATTCCAAGATTTAGTATTTCTTCTGAGACCACGGCCATCACCTCTAGGAAAGAAGGGTCCTAGTTCTGTAAAGGCACCCCCTCCAATTGAGGAACATCCTGGACCTGAAAATAATCAAGTTATTAATGACTTGACGAAATTAAGAAATAACCCTTCATATACAAAATTACTACAAGATTTCTTTTAAAAGCTTCTAATTCAAATGTTGAGTAATGATGTTGATTGCTCCATTGTATGAGAGTCATCATTGCTAACAATACTAGTGAATTTAATTTTAACATCTTTTGACATAATAAAATACACCAAGCACGGTGTAGTTTGATTAGCTTATGAGGAGCTTTAATTTGCGTAAAATTAAACATATATATACAAGTATTTCGTTTGTGGAGGACTAATACAAAATGATATATATACGGAGTATctcttaatattttttttttctttctgtttcTAAACAAGGTACAACAACTTTTGGGGTACTCCAAATTATTCTAAAATATATTTGGGAAAGGTATATATTCTAGTTCACTTTCAATTTCACTATAAATGATCAAATTAACTCTAAAAAGGAACGATAAAAAATAGAAATTGAATAATAATCAGTTTATACTTTATAGTGATGAAGGTCATGTCCTCAAGCatagtggcggagccaccttataggaaTGGGTGTCAAATGACACCCCTTTGCTGGAAAAATATAATGTGTAGctagttaaaaaaataaattatatgtaaatatattatgtattgactccccttaattttctgatatgtttacttttatatattttgacacttcttaatgaaaattctggctccgccactgctgAAGCAAGCAAGAGACTTATTGTTGATGAGAGAATTAAATACACTTTATCTCTCCAAAATTCAGTTTGCAGCACATATGTACATAGTGTTTTAAATCATAACTCTACAACATAGATCAAAGTGAAATTGTAAAGAATTGATCTATATCTGAGATAGAGAAAGAAAATATCACACAACTCCCAACTCAAAGATCTTTGACTATTATAGATTAATTAGTATTAGCCAAATGACTTTCAAAATGGTATAATAATTCGGTCCATTTGTCCTCTAGCCTCAGGTGACCTACATGCGGCAAATACAAGACAATATCTATTTAAGGtatctttacataaatagccggccatatttattatttatttttttattcatatacatatattatatattaattatatacaattatacatatataatacataaattatgcatatattataccttcaccggctatttttagtttaagcgattGAGTgcgcggctatttgggttaattcttctttaaTATTCTTAAGAGAATTTTACAGAACTCATCAACTTTTAGCCATTAATTACAGGCTtgccaaaactagccaaacacatataaaaattgaaaactagATAAATAAGgattctttctctccaagaatcattCGTAAAGATCTCCTTTCATATTTTTAAGCTTGATCAGCAACATTAGATGTAAGACGGAAAGGAAATTTTATGGATGAGGTGCAAACAATGTGATGAAACACAAAGTAAAAAAAATACAAGATTTCAAAAACTTAAGCAAAAAGGGACATTTTTCAATGAGTATGGTTTAagttcattgaaaacatatagatgagtcaatataaaTTTTTTTAGGAAAATTGAAGGTAATTTGGACTGATTTAGTATTGAAATTTGGAGTTAATATCGAGTTTAAAAAATTCTtttgcgacacatgtatcaagcATGTATCTAACATACGGGTATACATGGATATCCATGTGATACCCATTTGATATACATATGATACATGTGTGATACAGAAATGATACACATATTATCTATTTCCATGTTTATCTTCTACTttaaattttcaattcaaaccacctctaaactccaccaaatcatcccaaaactgagattcaaactccttaagatGTATCCAATCTATTCCAACAACACCctctcaaaagaaagcaaaaagtaGACTTTTTTCcatacaaatagctaattggctaatattgataGCATTTGACTAATAttgataatattttatgaattggctAACTTTTGTACTAATTTGCTTATAGGCCACTAATACTTTGTGCTAATATAGGTTGCCTACGTCATATCTTCTTAAGGTGTGGCTCTTCCTCATGTGTGAACGCATGGTACTTCGTCCACCAAActgtcttttttattttttaaagatgAGTTTTATTACCTCTGTTATATATAAGATGCtttaaaaatgatcacaagtttTGAAGAGCTAAATCATTAAACAGATTGGTCCCAACCCTGCAAATATCACCAACCAACCAAGTTATTAAGGTGTATGTCCACTAGTACAGTCCAGAGTATATATCGTCAACATATATATACGGTAGTGATTAATGAAAAGTCGAAAGTTGAATGCTCTTACATATTATTCCCCACATAGTTATTAAATCTTTCAGTGTGCCATTAAAAAATTGGGGGGGGGAGTGGGTCAAAGAGGGAAACTGTTCCTTCAACGTGAAGGAAATAAAGGCTATATCATACATGCAGATCAACTAAACCGAATCACCATTAAAAGAGATTTAGATTTCTTTTCCaaataaacaagaaaaagaaaaagaaactaatcgcCTATTGTCATACAAGCAAAATAGAACTCCATTAAGCAAGAGACAAAAATACACATATAAATAAACATTTTGGAACAAGGATTCCATAGTTAATGATTTTCGATCAATATCATTACTTACAAACGTCGAATctttgaaaatcaaagaaaatttccgactttgataaaataaatttacTTTTGTCCTTTCAATTGACATAAACTCCAACTAGTTCTCAAAGACTCCAACTAAATCAAGAATattagaacaacaacaacaatcacaATTATACTTTAGTACCAAAAAAACTGGGGGTCGGCTATACTGAAAGAAGAAGGAGATTAAAAACAATAATCACAAATaaagagagaagaagaaaaagcaaACCTCCATTTAACCAAAGAGTAAGAGGAAGTTTATCAGCATCTTTCTCAGCTTCAACAAAGTAATAAAACAAACTTCTCCCTGCC contains:
- the LOC104084502 gene encoding serine carboxypeptidase-like 42, whose translation is MQMGFHHLLLIGFGFIIILNNVNGHPIEDLVENLPGQPKVGFRQYAGYVDVDEKAGRSLFYYFVEAEKDADKLPLTLWLNGGPGCSSIGGGAFTELGPFFPRGDGRGLRRNTKSWNKASNLLFIESPAGVGWSYSNTSSDYTCGDDSTAKDMLTFMIRWYAKFSELKSKPLFLTGESYAGHYIPQLANVILDYNKQSNDFKFNLKGVAIGNPLLRLDRDVPAVYEYYWSHGMISDEIYLRIKEHCNFDDYEFPVPHNEPISCNQAIDEAYKIISDYINVYDVILDVCYPSIVQQELRLHKQVTKMSVGVDVCMTSERYFYFNLPEVQKALHANRTNLPYEWSMCSDVLNYSQSDGDTDMLPSLKNIIQHDVPLWIFSGDQDSVVPLIGSRTLVRELANDLNLKTTVAYGAWFHKGQVGGWQVEYGHKLTFATVRGAAHMVPYAQPSRALHLFSSFVHGRRLPNATRIPIA